A region from the Populus trichocarpa isolate Nisqually-1 chromosome 18, P.trichocarpa_v4.1, whole genome shotgun sequence genome encodes:
- the LOC18107560 gene encoding putative disease resistance protein RGA3 codes for MADALVSVVLEQLSSIIIQEVQREVRLVVGVENEVKKLTSNFQAIQAMFADAEERQLKDQLVKHWLDQLKDVSYDMDDVLDEWGTEIAKSQSKVNEHPRKNTRKVCSFMIFSCFRFREVGLRRDIALKIKELNERIDGIAIEKNRFHFKSSEVVIKQHDHRKTVSFIDAAEVKGRETDKGRVRNMLLTESSQGPALRTISLVGMGGIGKTTLAQLVYNDHEVEIHFDKRIWVCVSDPFDETKIAKAILEALKGSASDLIELQTLLENIQPLIRGKKFLLVLDDVWNEDSTKWEQLKYSLMCGLPGSSILVTTRKRNVASRMGSSPTDILELGLLSTDECWSLFSRLAFFEKNSRERGDLEDIGRQIAAKCKGLPLAAKSLGSLLRFKSRIEEWESVLNSHVWESAEEAESKILAPLWLSYYDLPSDMRRCFSYCAVFPKDFTFERDTLVKLWMAQGFLRETHNKEMEVIGRQCFEALAARSFFQDFQKETGDGSIYACKMHDMVHDLAQNLTKNECSSVDIDGPTELKIDSFSINARHSMVVFRNYNSFPATIHSLKKLRSLIVDGDPSSMNAALPNLIANLSCLRTLKLSGCGIEEVPSNIGKLIHLRHVDFSWNENIKELPEEMFELYNMLTLDVSFCNKLERLPDNIGRLAKLRHLSIHDWRDLSFVKMRGVKGLTSLRELDDFHVSGSDKESNIGDLRNLNHLQGSLMISWLGDVKDPDEVKKAELNSKKHLAHLGLNFQSRTDREKIHDDEVLEALEPPPNIYSSRIGYYQGVILLRVFPGWINKLRAVELRDWRKIENLPPLGKLPSLEALHVIGMECVGRVGREFLGLGDDSDISIGEMTSSSSNTIIAFPKLKSLSFWDMEEWEEWEGGEGGNEDKTNISISTIIMPSLRSLEIWDCPKLKALPDYVLQSTTLEQLKIRGSPILGEQYLKEGGKGWPNASRATANLKQSNYSSAI; via the coding sequence ATGGCTGATGCTCTTGTTTCCGTAGTCTTGGAGCAGCTGAGCTCAATCATTATTCAGGAAGTGCAACGAGAAGTGAGGCTCGTTGTTGGTGTCGAGAACGAGGTTAAAAAGCTTACCAGCAATTTCCAGGCCATCCAAGCTATGTTTGCCGATGCAGAGGAAAGACAGTTGAAGGATCAGTTGGTCAAACATTGGTTAGATCAGCTCAAAGACGTATCTTACGACATGGATGATGTTTTGGATGAGTGGGGCACTGAAATTGCAAAATCGCAAAGCAAGGTAAATGAGCATCCCCGCAAGAATACAAGGAAGGTATGCTCTTTCATGATCTTCTCTTGCTTTCGTTTTAGAGAAGTTGGTTTGCGTCGTGATATTGCTCTTAAGATTAAAGAATTGAATGAAAGAATAGATGGCATTGCGATTGAGAAAAATAGGTTCCACTTCAAATCATCTGAAGTTGTAATTAAACAGCATGATCATCGGAAAACTGTTTCTTTTATAGATGCAGCAGAAGTGAAAGGTAGAGAAACGGATAAAGGCAGGGTGAGGAATATGTTGTTGACTGAGAGTAGTCAAGGACCAGCCCTCCGTACAATCTCTCTAGTAGGGATGGGAGGGATAGGAAAGACAACCCTTGCTCAACTAGTTTATAATGATCATGAGGTGGAGATCCATTTTGATAAAAGAATATGGGTTTGTGTATCAGATCCCTTTGATGAGACAAAGATTGCCAAGGCAATCCTTGAAGCTCTTAAGGGGTCTGCCTCAGATTTAATCGAATTGCAGACTTTACTAGAAAACATACAACCATTGATTAGGGGAAAGAAATTCTTGCTTGTCCTAGATGATGTGTGGAATGAAGATTCCACAAAGTGGGAGCAACTGAAATACTCCCTCATGTGTGGTTTGCCTGGAAGTAGTATTCTGGTGACCACACGTAAGAGAAATGTCGCGAGTAGGATGGGCTCCTCACCCACTGACATTTTAGAACTAGGACTTCTCTCTACAGATGAATGCTGGTCACTATTCAGTCGGCTagcattttttgaaaaaaacagtaGAGAGAGAGGAGATTTAGAAGATATTGGTAGACAAATCGCAGCTAAGTGTAAAGGCTTGCCTCTTGCTGCAAAGAGTCTAGGAAGTCTTTTGCGCTTCAAAAGTAGAATAGAAGAGTGGGAAAGTGTCTTGAACAGCCATGTCTGGGAGAGTGCTGAAGAAGCTGAAAGCAAAATTTTGGCTCCTTTATGGTTGAGCTACTATGACCTGCCCTCTGATATGAGACGATGTTTCTCATATTGTGCAGTCTTTCCAAAAGACTTTACATTTGAAAGAGATACTTTGGTCAAACTGTGGATGGCACAAGGTTTCCTTCGGGAAACACATAATAAAGAGATGGAAGTAATAGGTCGTCAGTGCTTCGAAGCTTTAGCTGCTCGCTCTTTCTTTCAAGATTTTCAGAAAGAAACGGGTGATGGAAGCATTTATGCTTGTAAGATGCATGACATGGTGCATGATTTGGCACAAAACTTGACAAAAAATGAATGTTCTAGTGTAGATATTGATGGTCCGACAGAGTTGAAGATAGACTCCTTTTCTATAAATGCCCGACACTCCATGGTAGTGTTTAGAAATTATAACTCATTTCCTGCAACCATCCATAGTTTGAAAAAGCTTCGCAGCCTGATTGTTGATGGTGATCCTTCATCGATGAATGCAGCCTTACCTAACTTAATAGCTAATTTGAGTTGTCTAAGAACATTGAAGTTGTCAGGATGTGGAATTGAAGAAGTCCCATCCAACATAGGAAAGTTGATACACCTGAGGCATGTTGACTTCTCTTGGAATGAGAATATCAAGGAGTTACCTGAAGAGATGTTTGAATTGTATAATATGCTAACTTTAGATGTCTCATTCTGTAATAAACTTGAAAGGCTGCCTGATAACATAGGAAGACTAGCCAAATTAAGACATCTCAGTATTCACGATTGGCGCGACTTGTCGTTTGTAAAGATGAGAGGAGTTAAGGGGTTAACTTCTCTTCGGGAATTAGATGACTTCCATGTGAGTGGTAGTGATAAAGAGTCTAATATTGGGGATTTGAGAAACTTGAACCACCTTCAAGGATCTCTTATGATAAGTTGGTTGGGAGACGTGAAAGATCCTGATGAGGTTAAGAAAGCAGAACTTAATAGTAAGAAACACCTCGCTCATTTAGGTTTAAATTTTCAATCGAGGACAGATAGGGAGAAAATTCATGATGATGAAGTCCTTGAAGCCTTAGAACCACCTCCAAACATTTATTCATCGCGAATAGGTTATTACCAAGGAGTCATCCTCCTTCGGGTGTTTCCTGGATGGATTAATAAACTAAGGGCTGTTGAACTCAGGGATTGGAGGAAGATTGAGAATCTGCCTCCTTTAGGGAAGTTGCCATCTCTTGAAGCATTGCATGTAATTGGGATGGAATGCGTGGGGAGGGTGGGGCGTGAATTCTTGGGATTGGGAGATGATAGTGACATTAGTATTGGAGAAatgacatcatcatcatcaaatactATTATCGCATTCCCCAAGTTGAAAAGTCTTTCCTTTTGGGATATGGAAGAGTGGGAAGAGTGggaaggaggagaaggaggaaaTGAAGATAAAACAAACATCTCCATTTCAACCATAATTATGCCATCTCTTCGTTCCTTGGAAATTTGGGATTGCCCAAAACTGAAAGCACTTCCGGATTACGTGCTCCAGTCAACAACTCTTGAGCAACTGAAAATCAGAGGCAGCCCAATTCTAGGAGAACAATATTTGAAAGAAGGAGGAAAGGGCTGGCCCAACGCCTCTAGAGCAACTGCGAATCTCAAACAGTCCAATTATAGCAGCGCAATTTAA
- the LOC18107559 gene encoding putative pentatricopeptide repeat-containing protein At1g10330 → MPPHPPELLLQLLQHFIKHQNQVKQIHSLLTTKGLLFYNPNTSPNDNSKWKTTLLFNTLNRAYLNFGQHQQTLHLFALMLAHQTPPNSHTFPSVIKAATHSCLFIGTSLHTQAINRGVLYDPFIQTSLLGMYSQFGYLLNACKVFDEISHPCIVEYNATLDAYAKNGDMGSACCLFKSMPKRDVVSWTSVINGFAKNGLFGEAIRLFREMMLHDDVKCCFVKPNEATYVSVLSSCANLDERGVLCIGKQIHGYIVRNEVFVTVFIGTTLIDFYGKVGCLSNAIRVYNQMMVKKVCTWNAIISSLANNGREEQALDMFKKMKGEGLCPNEVTFIAVLTACARAKLVEIGLELFQSMAGEFGLVPIMEHYGCVVDLLGMAGLLREASEFIRRMPFEPDASALGALLGACKIHGAIDLGNEVGSRLLELQPQHCGQYVALSSIHVGVNRWGVAADIRKTMVEARIRIVPACSLIDCK, encoded by the coding sequence ATGCCGCCACACCCCCCTGAACTTCTACTCCAACTTCTCcaacattttatcaaacaccaAAACCAAGTCAAACAAATCCATTCCCTCCTAACAACCAAAGGCCTCCTCTTTTATAACCCAAACACAAGCCCTAACGACAACTCAAAATGGAAAACTACCCTTCTTTTCAACACTCTAAATAGAGCCTACCTCAATTTCGGACAACACCAACAAACTCTTCACCTCTTCGCTCTCATGCTTGCCCACCAAACCCCACCGAACAGCCACACCTTCCCTTCCGTAATCAAAGCAGCCACACATTCTTGCCTCTTTATAGGCACTTCCCTTCACACCCAAGCTATCAATCGTGGGGTTCTTTATGACCCCTTTATACAAACATCATTGTTGGGTATGTACTCGCAGTTTGGTTACTTACTTAATGCCTGCAAGGTGTTTGATGAAATCTCGCACCCATGTATTGTTGAATATAATGCAACGCTTGATGCTTATGCGAAGAATGGTGACATGGGTTCTGCTTGTTGTCTCTTTAAAAGCATGCCTAAGAGGGATGTAGTCTCGTGGACTAGTGTTATTAATGGGTTTGCAAAGAATGGACTTTTTGGTGAGGCAATTAGGCTGTTTAGGGAGATGATGTTGCATGATGATGTAAAGTGTTGTTTTGTTAAACCTAATGAGGCGACATATGTTAGTGTGTTGTCATCATGTGCTAATTTAGATGAAAGAGGGGTCCTTTGTATTGGGAAGCAAATACATGGGTATATAGTAAGGAATGAGGTTTTTGTTACTGTTTTTATTGGGACAACATTGATAGATTTTTATGGAAAAGTGGGTTGTTTGAGTAATGCCATTAGAGTTTACAACCAAATGATGGTTAAAAAGGTTTGTACTTGGAATGCTATAATTTCTTCACTTGCTAATAATGGTAGAGAAGAACAAGCTCTGGACatgtttaaaaagatgaaagggGAAGGTTTGTGTCCAAATGAAGTCACCTTTATTGCTGTACTTACTGCTTGTGCGCGTGCCAAGCTTGTAGAGATTGGGCTGGAGTTGTTTCAATCAATGGCTGGTGAGTTTGGTCTGGTGCCAATAATGGAGCATTATGGGTGTGTTGTTGATCTTTTGGGAATGGCAGGGCTGTTGAGGGAAGCTAGTGAATTTATAAGGAGGATGCCTTTCGAGCCGGATGCTTCAGCTTTGGGTGCACTTTTAGGTGCTTGTAAGATTCATGGAGCTATTGATTTGGGAAATGAAGTGGGAAGCAGGTTACTTGAATTGCAGCCACAACATTGTGGTCAATATGTGGCTTTATCTAGCATTCATGTTGGGGTGAATAGATGGGGTGTTGCTGCTGATATAAGGAAAACAATGGTGGAGGCTAGAATTAGGATAGTTCCTGCCTGCAGTTTGATTGATTGCAAATGA
- the LOC18107558 gene encoding uncharacterized protein LOC18107558 isoform X1, with product MGWGNIYRRRAKVFTLAMIIYIDYKALQKREKFMKKPKSDALWKKAHERNAKRVFNLMVELEGLWVKLGQYMSSRADVLPSAFISNLKQLQDSLPPRPFEEVCHTIEKELGKSTKEIFLDFDENPLATASIAQVHRATLIDGQKVVVKVQHEDIKKIILEDLKDAKSIVDWIAWAEPQYNFSPMIDEWCKEAPQELDFNHEAENTRTVSRNLGCTSKYDSNKPINQVDVLIPEVIQSTEKVLILEYMDGIRLNDFESLEACGANNQKIVEEITRAFAHQIYVDGFFNGDPHPGNFLVSKEPPHRPILLDFGLTKRISSSMKQSLAKMFLATAEGDHVALLSSFSEMGLKLRLDFPEQAMDFISVFFRTSTSASEAAEYAKSLGEQRARNMKVLQEKMNLSQKEVKRFNPIDAFPGDMVIFSRVIGLLRGLSTTLDARIVYHDVMRPFAESVLQEKIAKGPSDNAQWINDTPVHSDVEAKLRQILVELGNDDKILGIQVCAYKDGEVIIDTAAGVLGRYDPRPVQPDSLFPVFSVTKGIAAGMLHWLVDNGKLNLNENIANIWPEFGTNGKNLIKVHHVLNHTSGLQNALANLREENPLLMADWDECLKRIAMSAPETEPGQEQLYHYLSFGWLCGGIIEHASGKKFQEILEEAIVRPLNIEGELYVGIPPGVESRLASLTLDKDDFSKLSKIASRPELPSTFQPENISQLVTAVPALFNMLNVRRAIIPAANGHCSARALARYYAALVDGGLVPPPHSSLSMPPLGTHPHIPKFPSEITSKKQKGKKIKAAGSASKKKGNGYELKMNHSKDFKDGGESNSDGYTRLANDSAGGGGSSSSSSDASPPKGFAASENSRQNNANKIFNNPRIHDEFMGVGEYRNLVLPNGKFGLGFRRFSSSDGSFYGFGHSGMGGSTGFCDIKNRFAIAVTLNKMSLGTATRRIVQFVCSELNVPLPDEFAVLSETAPDEELSIARPLIN from the exons ATGGGGTGGGGAAACATTTACAGGAGACGTGCGAAAGTATTTACATTGGCCATGATAATTTACATCGATTATAAG GCTTtacagaaaagagagaaattcatGAAGAAACCGAAAAGTGATGCGTTGTGGAAGAAGGCCCATGAGCGGAATGCTAAgcgtgtttttaatttgatggtaGAGTTGGAGGGTTTGTGGGTGAAACTTGGACAGTATATGTCCTCACGTGCTGATGTGCTTCCTTCTGCTTTCATTTCAAATCTCAAGCAGTTGCAGGACTCTCTCCCTCCTCGTCCATTTGAAGAG GTTTGTCACACTATAGAGAAAGAACTAGGGAAATCCACGAAGGAGATTTTCTTGGATTTTGACGAAAATCCTCTGGCGACAGCATCG ATTGCACAAGTCCATCGTGCGACACTAATTGATGGGCAGAAGGTGGTTGTTAAAGTTCAACATGAAGACATCAAGAAAATCATATTGGAG gattTAAAGGATGCAAAATCCATTGTTGACTGGATAGCATGGGCAGAACCGCAGTATAACTTCAGCCCTATGATTGATGAATGGTGCAAAGAAGCACCACAAGAACTCGACTTCAACCACGAAGCAG AGAATACCAGAACCGTGTCTAGAAATCTTGGCTGCACAAGCAAATATGATAGCAACAAGCCCATCAATCAAGTGGATGTTTTGATTCCAGAGGTTATTCAG TCGACAGAAAAAGTTCTAATTTTGGAATATATGGATGGAATTCGTTTGAATGACTTTGAATCCCTAGAAGCTTGTGGTGCTAACAACCAAAAGATTGTTGAAGAAATCACACGGGCCTTTGCCCATCAAATATATGTTGATGGGTTTTTTAATGGTGACCCTCATCCTG GTAATTTTCTGGTGAGCAAAGAACCTCCACATCGTCCAATTTTGCTTGACTTTGGGCTGACAAAGAGAATATCAAGCTCTATGAAACAATCACTAGCTAAAATGTTTCTTGCTACTGCTGAG GGGGACCATGTTGCTCTTTTGTCTTCCTTTTCTGAAATGGGACTTAAGCTGCGCCTGGACTTTCCTGAGCAGGCTATGGATTTTATCAGTGTCTTCTTCCGCACGTCAACATCTGCAAGTGAAGCTGCT GAATATGCTAAATCTTTGGGAGAGCAAAGAGCAAGAAACATGAAGGTGCTACAGGAAAAGATGAATCTCAGCCAAAAGGAAGTTAAACGATTTAATCCG ATTGATGCATTTCCTGGCGATATGGTAATATTTTCACGGGTCATTGGTCTTCTGAGAG GACTTTCTACCACATTGGATGCTCGCATAGTATATCATGATGTCATGAGACCATTTGCCGAATCTGTTCTGCAAGA GAAGATTGCTAAGGGGCCATCAGACAATGCACAGTGGATCAATGACACCCCAGTTCATTCTGATGTGGAGGCAAAGCTGAGGCAGATTTTAGTTGAGTTAGGGAATGATGACAAAATACTTGGAATCCAG GTATGTGCCTATAAAGATGGAGAGGTTATTATCGATACTGCTGCTGGAGTACTTGGTAGATATGATCCTCGCCCAGTACAGCCTGATAGCCTTTTTCCTGTTTTCTCTGTAACAAAGGGCATTGCAGCAGGAATGTTACATTGGCTTGTCGACAATGG AAAACTCAACCTCAATGAAAATATTGCTAATATTTGGCCAGAATTTGGAACAAACGGAAAGAATCTCATCAAG gTCCACCATGTTCTTAATCATACATCTGGTTTGCAAAATGCTTTGGCCAACCTCAGAGAAGAAAATCCTTTGCTAATGGCTGACTGGGATGAATGTCTGAAACGGATTGCTATGTCAGCACCTGAGACTGAACCTGGCCAGGAGCAGTTGTATCACTATCTGTCTTTTGGCTGGCTTTGTGGTGGAATAATCGAG CATGCCTCTGGGAAGAAATTTCAGGAGATCCTTGAAGAAGCAATAGTTCGACCTCTCAACATTGAAGGCGAGCTATATGTTGGAATTCCTCCAG GTGTGGAATCTCGACTTGCATCTCTTACATTAGATAAAGATGATTTTAGCAAGCTCTCAAAAATTGCCAGTCGTCCTGAGCTTCCCTCCACCTTCCAGCCAGAGAACATTTCCCAACTAGTAACTGCAGTGCCTGCTTTGTTTAACATGCTGAACGTTCGTCGCGCCATTATACCAGCTGCTAACGGACATTGCTCAGCTCGTGCTCTTGCACGCTACTATGCAGCTCTTGTTGACGGAGGCCTGGTCCCACCACCTCATTCCTCTTTGTCCATGCCACCCCTTGGTACCCACCCACACATTCCCAAATTTCCTTCAGAGATTACCTCCAAAAAGCAGAAAGGGAAAAAGATTAAGGCAGCGGGTTCTGcttcaaagaaaaaaggaaatggtTATGAGCTCAAGATGAATCACAGTAAGGATTTCAAGGATGGTGGAGAAAGTAACAGTGATGGGTATACCAGGCTTGCTAATGATAGCGCTGGTGGcggcggcagcagcagcagcagcagcgatGCTAGTCCACCCAAAGGGTTTGCAGCCAGTGAAAACTCTCGCCAAAATAATGCCAACAAGATTTTTAATAACCCCAGAATTCATGATGAGTTCATGGGCGTGGGTGAGTACAGGAATCTAGTACTGCCAAATGGGAAATTCGGATTAGGTTTTAGGAGATTTAGTTCAAGTGATGGATCCTTTTATGGATTTGGGCACTCAGGTATGGGTGGATCCACAGGTTTTTGTGATATTAAAAACAGGTTCGCAATTGCAGTTACCTTGAACAAAATGTCACTCGGGACTGCAACTAGAAGAATTGTTCAGTTTGTTTGTTCAGAGCTAAATGTTCCGCTACCAGACGAGTTCGCAGTTCTTAGTGAAACCGCACCCGACGAAGAGTTAAGCATAGCGAGACCTCTGATTAACTGA
- the LOC18107558 gene encoding uncharacterized protein LOC18107558 isoform X3: MGWGYIYRRRAKVFTLAIYIDYKALQKREKFMKKPKSDALWKKAHERNAKRVFNLMVELEGLWVKLGQYMSSRADVLPSAFISNLKQLQDSLPPRPFEEVCHTIEKELGKSTKEIFLDFDENPLATASIAQVHRATLIDGQKVVVKVQHEDIKKIILEDLKDAKSIVDWIAWAEPQYNFSPMIDEWCKEAPQELDFNHEAENTRTVSRNLGCTSKYDSNKPINQVDVLIPEVIQSTEKVLILEYMDGIRLNDFESLEACGANNQKIVEEITRAFAHQIYVDGFFNGDPHPGNFLVSKEPPHRPILLDFGLTKRISSSMKQSLAKMFLATAEGDHVALLSSFSEMGLKLRLDFPEQAMDFISVFFRTSTSASEAAEYAKSLGEQRARNMKVLQEKMNLSQKEVKRFNPIDAFPGDMVIFSRVIGLLRGLSTTLDARIVYHDVMRPFAESVLQEKIAKGPSDNAQWINDTPVHSDVEAKLRQILVELGNDDKILGIQVCAYKDGEVIIDTAAGVLGRYDPRPVQPDSLFPVFSVTKGIAAGMLHWLVDNGKLNLNENIANIWPEFGTNGKNLIKVHHVLNHTSGLQNALANLREENPLLMADWDECLKRIAMSAPETEPGQEQLYHYLSFGWLCGGIIEHASGKKFQEILEEAIVRPLNIEGELYVGIPPGVESRLASLTLDKDDFSKLSKIASRPELPSTFQPENISQLVTAVPALFNMLNVRRAIIPAANGHCSARALARYYAALVDGGLVPPPHSSLSMPPLGTHPHIPKFPSEITSKKQKGKKIKAAGSASKKKGNGYELKMNHSKDFKDGGESNSDGYTRLANDSAGGGGSSSSSSDASPPKGFAASENSRQNNANKIFNNPRIHDEFMGVGEYRNLVLPNGKFGLGFRRFSSSDGSFYGFGHSGMGGSTGFCDIKNRFAIAVTLNKMSLGTATRRIVQFVCSELNVPLPDEFAVLSETAPDEELSIARPLIN, encoded by the exons TTACATCGATTATAAG GCTTtacagaaaagagagaaattcatGAAGAAACCGAAAAGTGATGCGTTGTGGAAGAAGGCCCATGAGCGGAATGCTAAgcgtgtttttaatttgatggtaGAGTTGGAGGGTTTGTGGGTGAAACTTGGACAGTATATGTCCTCACGTGCTGATGTGCTTCCTTCTGCTTTCATTTCAAATCTCAAGCAGTTGCAGGACTCTCTCCCTCCTCGTCCATTTGAAGAG GTTTGTCACACTATAGAGAAAGAACTAGGGAAATCCACGAAGGAGATTTTCTTGGATTTTGACGAAAATCCTCTGGCGACAGCATCG ATTGCACAAGTCCATCGTGCGACACTAATTGATGGGCAGAAGGTGGTTGTTAAAGTTCAACATGAAGACATCAAGAAAATCATATTGGAG gattTAAAGGATGCAAAATCCATTGTTGACTGGATAGCATGGGCAGAACCGCAGTATAACTTCAGCCCTATGATTGATGAATGGTGCAAAGAAGCACCACAAGAACTCGACTTCAACCACGAAGCAG AGAATACCAGAACCGTGTCTAGAAATCTTGGCTGCACAAGCAAATATGATAGCAACAAGCCCATCAATCAAGTGGATGTTTTGATTCCAGAGGTTATTCAG TCGACAGAAAAAGTTCTAATTTTGGAATATATGGATGGAATTCGTTTGAATGACTTTGAATCCCTAGAAGCTTGTGGTGCTAACAACCAAAAGATTGTTGAAGAAATCACACGGGCCTTTGCCCATCAAATATATGTTGATGGGTTTTTTAATGGTGACCCTCATCCTG GTAATTTTCTGGTGAGCAAAGAACCTCCACATCGTCCAATTTTGCTTGACTTTGGGCTGACAAAGAGAATATCAAGCTCTATGAAACAATCACTAGCTAAAATGTTTCTTGCTACTGCTGAG GGGGACCATGTTGCTCTTTTGTCTTCCTTTTCTGAAATGGGACTTAAGCTGCGCCTGGACTTTCCTGAGCAGGCTATGGATTTTATCAGTGTCTTCTTCCGCACGTCAACATCTGCAAGTGAAGCTGCT GAATATGCTAAATCTTTGGGAGAGCAAAGAGCAAGAAACATGAAGGTGCTACAGGAAAAGATGAATCTCAGCCAAAAGGAAGTTAAACGATTTAATCCG ATTGATGCATTTCCTGGCGATATGGTAATATTTTCACGGGTCATTGGTCTTCTGAGAG GACTTTCTACCACATTGGATGCTCGCATAGTATATCATGATGTCATGAGACCATTTGCCGAATCTGTTCTGCAAGA GAAGATTGCTAAGGGGCCATCAGACAATGCACAGTGGATCAATGACACCCCAGTTCATTCTGATGTGGAGGCAAAGCTGAGGCAGATTTTAGTTGAGTTAGGGAATGATGACAAAATACTTGGAATCCAG GTATGTGCCTATAAAGATGGAGAGGTTATTATCGATACTGCTGCTGGAGTACTTGGTAGATATGATCCTCGCCCAGTACAGCCTGATAGCCTTTTTCCTGTTTTCTCTGTAACAAAGGGCATTGCAGCAGGAATGTTACATTGGCTTGTCGACAATGG AAAACTCAACCTCAATGAAAATATTGCTAATATTTGGCCAGAATTTGGAACAAACGGAAAGAATCTCATCAAG gTCCACCATGTTCTTAATCATACATCTGGTTTGCAAAATGCTTTGGCCAACCTCAGAGAAGAAAATCCTTTGCTAATGGCTGACTGGGATGAATGTCTGAAACGGATTGCTATGTCAGCACCTGAGACTGAACCTGGCCAGGAGCAGTTGTATCACTATCTGTCTTTTGGCTGGCTTTGTGGTGGAATAATCGAG CATGCCTCTGGGAAGAAATTTCAGGAGATCCTTGAAGAAGCAATAGTTCGACCTCTCAACATTGAAGGCGAGCTATATGTTGGAATTCCTCCAG GTGTGGAATCTCGACTTGCATCTCTTACATTAGATAAAGATGATTTTAGCAAGCTCTCAAAAATTGCCAGTCGTCCTGAGCTTCCCTCCACCTTCCAGCCAGAGAACATTTCCCAACTAGTAACTGCAGTGCCTGCTTTGTTTAACATGCTGAACGTTCGTCGCGCCATTATACCAGCTGCTAACGGACATTGCTCAGCTCGTGCTCTTGCACGCTACTATGCAGCTCTTGTTGACGGAGGCCTGGTCCCACCACCTCATTCCTCTTTGTCCATGCCACCCCTTGGTACCCACCCACACATTCCCAAATTTCCTTCAGAGATTACCTCCAAAAAGCAGAAAGGGAAAAAGATTAAGGCAGCGGGTTCTGcttcaaagaaaaaaggaaatggtTATGAGCTCAAGATGAATCACAGTAAGGATTTCAAGGATGGTGGAGAAAGTAACAGTGATGGGTATACCAGGCTTGCTAATGATAGCGCTGGTGGcggcggcagcagcagcagcagcagcgatGCTAGTCCACCCAAAGGGTTTGCAGCCAGTGAAAACTCTCGCCAAAATAATGCCAACAAGATTTTTAATAACCCCAGAATTCATGATGAGTTCATGGGCGTGGGTGAGTACAGGAATCTAGTACTGCCAAATGGGAAATTCGGATTAGGTTTTAGGAGATTTAGTTCAAGTGATGGATCCTTTTATGGATTTGGGCACTCAGGTATGGGTGGATCCACAGGTTTTTGTGATATTAAAAACAGGTTCGCAATTGCAGTTACCTTGAACAAAATGTCACTCGGGACTGCAACTAGAAGAATTGTTCAGTTTGTTTGTTCAGAGCTAAATGTTCCGCTACCAGACGAGTTCGCAGTTCTTAGTGAAACCGCACCCGACGAAGAGTTAAGCATAGCGAGACCTCTGATTAACTGA